From Sporosarcina sp. Marseille-Q4943, the proteins below share one genomic window:
- a CDS encoding efflux RND transporter permease subunit codes for MKVLEFIVRKKVLVGLLTVLIVALGSFAVVKLDKEIMPSVGMDGAVVYIDAGDMAAIDVERLITSPLEQKLAGIEGVEEVRSTSTVGSSSLDITIARGQSEKVMKEVDKAVNETKAERPEIREALASQYGVRQGYEFFMDLSGDDLQAMTSFAKEVLEPRLESLQEVQEVHLSGVSEQEVSIEFKRDEMKKYGLDISQVAGFIAQANSEATLGELQEGIIRWNSKLVDINGVKRFEIPTAEGSIQLKEIADVTLVPRESSSFVWKNGTKELVFIQVGRAANVTQIDMAKAVRAEIQKIRDEGLVKGFTLNEMVAQADIVQESIDGVVVNILIGSIVAIAILLLFLRNVRATLIIAVSIPTSVLLTFLTVYMLGYSLNMLTLIGLGLGIGMMVDSSIVILESIYRQRELGLAKLEAVLAGTKEVVGAVFASMLTTIVVFLPIGFIGGGLGEFMIILAIVVAITLISSVLVAFTLIPALSESFLRNRGVRDSRKESRFVKGYNAIVTWIVGAKRRCVLVITLFFGLFAGSLFLVNKIPMTVMPDVFNRYSEFVVALESGVKPAEKERLAHLMNDKIAGLDDVESSYVLDGSGSELFVIVNMTKGDAVIHEQKEVNEQILRSLREFQASEPIRTVQSAMSEISGAPVQVMIKGEDFGQLQAIAKDFMGQLGKVDGIVGVTHSMERTTEEKRIILNEEAIADAGLAQMQVKQFIEQAFIEMPVGQLVLDGENVPLIVSWDQKTNSRQTLFDLEIPTMEGDKKLSNFLGLESVRTPNEITHIGGERFISVSADIEGRDLGAINRDVQKIIKEFNTPMGYTIDVAGDIEQQQKLMMEMLFVLGIALFLVYFVMAVQFNHLGHPLIVMSVIPMAIIGVIIGLFVTQMELNLLSGMGIIMLIGIVLNNAILLIDRTNQLRREGMSMEEALVEAGRNRIRPIFMTTLTTVGGMLPLALASGASGNYQAPLATVLISGLLFATFITLLLIPSVYRLFTKTEKVAREVSSRRKKGVSTRLAEPVK; via the coding sequence GTGAAGGTATTGGAGTTCATTGTTCGAAAGAAGGTATTGGTCGGATTATTGACCGTGTTGATCGTTGCTTTGGGGAGCTTTGCGGTTGTCAAACTGGATAAGGAAATTATGCCGTCGGTCGGGATGGATGGGGCAGTCGTCTACATCGACGCGGGGGATATGGCGGCGATTGATGTGGAGCGGCTCATAACCTCGCCGCTCGAGCAGAAGCTTGCAGGGATCGAAGGCGTTGAGGAAGTACGATCGACGTCAACGGTCGGGAGCAGTTCCCTCGATATAACGATTGCCCGCGGGCAGAGCGAAAAGGTCATGAAAGAAGTCGACAAAGCGGTGAATGAAACAAAAGCGGAGCGCCCCGAAATACGGGAAGCCTTGGCGAGTCAATATGGTGTTCGGCAAGGCTATGAGTTTTTCATGGATCTTTCGGGCGATGATCTTCAAGCGATGACATCGTTCGCCAAGGAAGTGCTTGAACCAAGGCTTGAAAGCTTACAGGAAGTTCAAGAAGTCCATCTGTCTGGAGTGTCGGAGCAGGAAGTGTCGATAGAGTTCAAACGGGATGAAATGAAAAAGTACGGGTTGGATATTTCGCAAGTTGCTGGGTTCATTGCGCAAGCGAACTCGGAAGCGACACTTGGAGAGCTACAGGAAGGGATCATCCGCTGGAATTCGAAGCTTGTGGATATTAACGGTGTGAAGCGTTTTGAAATTCCGACAGCGGAAGGCAGTATCCAACTGAAGGAGATTGCTGATGTAACACTAGTACCTCGTGAAAGTTCATCATTTGTATGGAAGAACGGAACGAAGGAATTGGTGTTCATTCAAGTGGGCCGGGCTGCGAATGTCACGCAGATCGACATGGCAAAAGCGGTTCGTGCAGAAATTCAAAAGATACGTGATGAAGGGCTTGTGAAAGGCTTTACGTTGAATGAAATGGTGGCGCAGGCGGATATCGTACAGGAATCAATCGATGGGGTCGTCGTCAATATTCTGATTGGCAGTATAGTCGCGATTGCGATTTTGCTTTTATTCCTCAGAAATGTCCGTGCGACGCTTATCATCGCGGTTTCGATTCCAACGTCGGTGCTGCTGACCTTCTTGACAGTTTATATGCTCGGATACAGCCTCAATATGCTGACGCTCATCGGTCTAGGGCTTGGGATCGGTATGATGGTGGATTCGTCGATTGTCATTTTGGAATCGATTTATCGGCAGCGGGAGCTCGGCCTCGCAAAGTTGGAGGCGGTTCTTGCGGGGACGAAGGAAGTGGTGGGCGCCGTTTTCGCGTCCATGCTGACGACGATTGTTGTATTCTTGCCAATCGGTTTCATCGGTGGGGGATTGGGCGAGTTCATGATCATCCTTGCGATTGTCGTTGCGATTACATTGATCAGCTCGGTGCTCGTCGCATTCACGCTCATCCCTGCGCTTTCTGAAAGTTTTCTGCGTAACCGGGGCGTCCGTGATTCTCGGAAGGAGAGCCGTTTCGTGAAAGGATACAACGCGATTGTAACTTGGATCGTCGGCGCAAAGCGTAGGTGTGTCCTCGTAATTACCCTCTTTTTCGGACTTTTTGCCGGTTCGCTTTTCCTTGTAAATAAAATACCGATGACCGTCATGCCAGACGTCTTTAATCGATATAGTGAATTCGTCGTTGCACTCGAATCAGGGGTGAAGCCTGCCGAAAAGGAGCGGCTTGCACATCTGATGAACGACAAGATTGCCGGTCTTGACGATGTCGAGTCCAGCTATGTATTGGACGGTAGTGGGAGTGAACTGTTTGTCATCGTTAATATGACAAAAGGTGATGCCGTCATTCACGAGCAGAAAGAAGTGAATGAACAGATTTTACGATCGTTGCGTGAATTCCAAGCCTCGGAACCGATCCGAACTGTGCAATCGGCAATGTCCGAAATTAGCGGAGCGCCTGTCCAAGTGATGATCAAAGGGGAAGACTTTGGTCAGCTGCAGGCAATTGCGAAGGACTTCATGGGACAGCTCGGCAAGGTTGATGGAATCGTCGGCGTGACGCACTCGATGGAACGCACCACAGAGGAAAAGAGGATTATCCTAAACGAAGAGGCGATTGCGGATGCAGGCTTAGCGCAAATGCAGGTGAAGCAGTTCATCGAGCAAGCCTTCATTGAAATGCCTGTAGGCCAATTGGTGCTCGATGGAGAAAATGTGCCTCTCATCGTCAGCTGGGACCAAAAAACAAATTCTCGCCAAACGCTATTTGACTTGGAAATTCCGACAATGGAAGGTGATAAGAAACTATCGAATTTTCTTGGCTTGGAAAGTGTCCGAACGCCCAATGAAATCACTCACATCGGAGGAGAACGATTCATTTCTGTTTCGGCGGATATAGAAGGTAGAGATTTAGGTGCCATCAATCGCGACGTGCAGAAGATTATCAAGGAATTCAATACGCCAATGGGCTATACAATCGATGTGGCCGGTGATATCGAGCAACAACAAAAGTTGATGATGGAAATGCTTTTTGTGTTAGGGATAGCGCTTTTCCTCGTTTACTTTGTGATGGCTGTTCAGTTCAATCATTTAGGGCATCCGCTTATTGTCATGTCCGTCATTCCAATGGCAATTATCGGCGTCATTATTGGATTGTTCGTGACACAGATGGAGCTGAATCTGTTGTCCGGGATGGGCATCATCATGCTAATTGGTATCGTATTGAATAATGCGATCCTCTTGATTGACCGTACGAATCAGCTTCGCAGGGAAGGAATGTCCATGGAGGAGGCTTTGGTTGAAGCGGGAAGGAACCGAATTCGTCCGATCTTCATGACGACGTTGACGACGGTTGGCGGAATGCTGCCCCTTGCGCTCGCTTCAGGTGCATCGGGTAATTATCAGGCGCCGCTCGCAACGGTGTTGATTTCCGGATTGCTGTTTGCGACGTTCATCACATTGCTGTTAATTCCATCGGTGTATCGTTTGTTTACAAAGACTGAGAAAGTGGCGAGAGAGGTGTCCTCCAGACGCAAGAAAGGGGTGTCGACACGATTGGCAGAACCTGTGAAATGA
- a CDS encoding class I SAM-dependent methyltransferase has product MNEKEYDNLLRIKTAGTLELLSQSAHYNRYEATPYEALDELFETYKLHQSDGFVDFGCGKARVSFYVHHYFGASVTGIEMNGQLYEDAIENLVKYRRKAKFRGGAIRFERCFAETYEIDPSENKFYFFNPFSIQIFMTVIGNILLSAEWVARPVDVILYYPTAEYVQFMDNQTPFELWKEVKVNRLYDKNENERFLIYRLGG; this is encoded by the coding sequence TTGAACGAAAAGGAGTACGACAACCTTCTTCGGATAAAAACGGCTGGAACGCTTGAGCTATTGAGCCAGTCCGCCCATTATAACCGCTATGAAGCGACGCCTTACGAAGCGCTGGATGAACTGTTCGAAACGTATAAACTGCATCAGTCGGACGGCTTTGTCGATTTTGGGTGCGGCAAGGCGCGCGTGTCATTTTACGTCCATCATTATTTCGGTGCATCAGTGACGGGTATTGAAATGAATGGCCAGCTCTATGAGGACGCAATTGAAAACTTGGTCAAGTACCGCCGGAAAGCGAAGTTCCGCGGTGGAGCGATTCGTTTTGAACGGTGTTTCGCGGAAACGTATGAAATCGATCCATCGGAGAATAAATTTTACTTCTTTAATCCGTTTTCTATCCAAATATTTATGACAGTCATCGGAAACATCCTCCTGTCCGCGGAATGGGTTGCCCGCCCAGTCGACGTCATCCTTTATTACCCGACTGCGGAATATGTGCAATTTATGGACAATCAGACGCCTTTTGAGCTTTGGAAAGAAGTTAAAGTCAATCGGCTTTACGATAAGAATGAAAATGAGCGATTCTTGATCTATCGATTGGGTGGGTGA
- a CDS encoding M20/M25/M40 family metallo-hydrolase: protein MGVGNLKWSRPEQLEDLLCELVSWDSRTGTIGEIEFSTKMLKKLLELQYFQENSSQIHFHDAGKGRNAVTALYSSGVTNKTIVLMSHFDTVHTEEFGGSLEDLAFQPRLLTEEFKRRIADLPDDVQVDVASNEYLFGRGTMDMKMGIVLHLHLLERACVEQWPINILFLTVPDEEVNSSGMRAAVKGLVELRELYQLEYELFLNSEPSFSQKPQDDNYYIYSGTIGKIMPSALFYGKETHAGEPLSGITSHFMASYLTRAMEFNSDFVEEVYGEKTPLPVCLQQVDLKEDYSTQTSHHSAALYNVFLMRQNADDIMKIFKDTAIRAMVDCSKDYKAVCEREGAQPLGEINVLEYKELLSYAKEKIGGAEVRVILEDIMSNESLDERQMSMLISDRLLLRCQDLAPAVVLFYAPPYYPAVNSSENELVQEKIALAQKVLREEFHVEAKQVHYFNGISDLSYVNYDTADSGWQSYQNNTPVWGETYSIPFKEMQQLQAPVLNIGPFGKDAHKLTERLHKKSAFLYTPRVLEKVIESMFAVIMS, encoded by the coding sequence ATGGGAGTAGGGAACCTGAAATGGAGTCGGCCGGAGCAACTGGAAGATCTATTATGTGAGCTGGTCAGTTGGGATAGCCGAACGGGAACAATAGGGGAAATCGAGTTTTCAACAAAAATGTTAAAAAAGCTATTGGAATTGCAATATTTCCAGGAAAACAGCTCGCAAATCCATTTCCACGACGCAGGCAAAGGAAGAAATGCGGTGACCGCTCTATATAGCAGTGGGGTGACGAATAAAACAATTGTGCTGATGAGCCACTTTGACACCGTTCATACAGAGGAATTTGGCGGCAGTTTGGAAGATCTCGCTTTCCAACCTAGACTGCTGACGGAAGAATTTAAGAGACGGATCGCTGATTTGCCGGATGACGTGCAAGTGGACGTCGCTTCGAATGAATACTTATTTGGCCGAGGAACGATGGATATGAAGATGGGGATTGTGTTGCATCTTCATTTATTGGAAAGGGCATGTGTAGAACAGTGGCCGATTAATATCCTTTTCTTGACGGTGCCTGACGAAGAAGTGAATTCTTCCGGAATGAGGGCAGCTGTGAAAGGACTTGTGGAATTAAGGGAACTTTATCAGTTGGAATATGAGTTGTTCTTGAACAGCGAGCCGTCATTTTCACAAAAACCGCAAGACGACAACTATTATATATACTCGGGAACAATCGGGAAGATTATGCCTTCCGCGCTGTTTTACGGGAAAGAGACGCATGCAGGTGAGCCTTTAAGCGGCATTACGAGCCATTTCATGGCATCTTATTTGACGAGGGCGATGGAATTCAATTCCGATTTTGTGGAAGAAGTGTATGGGGAAAAAACCCCGTTGCCGGTTTGTTTGCAGCAGGTGGATTTGAAGGAAGATTATTCGACCCAGACATCCCATCATAGTGCGGCTTTGTACAATGTCTTTTTGATGCGGCAAAATGCTGATGACATTATGAAGATATTCAAAGACACGGCCATCCGGGCGATGGTGGATTGCTCAAAGGATTATAAGGCGGTTTGTGAACGGGAAGGCGCTCAGCCGCTCGGGGAAATTAACGTACTGGAGTATAAAGAATTGCTTAGCTATGCTAAGGAAAAAATCGGCGGCGCGGAAGTTCGAGTAATCCTTGAAGATATCATGTCAAATGAGTCGTTGGATGAACGGCAAATGTCCATGCTCATCAGCGATCGACTACTGTTGCGTTGTCAAGATTTGGCGCCTGCTGTTGTCTTGTTTTATGCTCCTCCGTATTACCCGGCCGTCAATTCTTCTGAAAATGAACTCGTTCAAGAAAAGATTGCCCTTGCGCAAAAGGTTTTACGTGAAGAGTTTCATGTGGAAGCGAAGCAAGTGCATTATTTCAATGGGATTTCGGATCTCAGTTACGTGAATTACGATACGGCAGATTCGGGCTGGCAGTCGTATCAAAACAACACTCCCGTCTGGGGAGAGACATATAGCATCCCTTTCAAGGAAATGCAACAACTTCAGGCACCGGTTTTAAACATTGGGCCGTTTGGCAAAGACGCGCATAAGTTAACTGAGCGTTTACACAAAAAGAGCGCATTCCTTTATACTCCTCGTGTTTTGGAGAAAGTCATTGAGAGTATGTTTGCTGTCATAATGTCATGA
- a CDS encoding translation factor GTPase family protein: protein MHKTIGIVAHVDAGKTTFSEQLLFHTNSIRQRGRVDHQDTFLDSHEIEKNRGITVFADQGAFTFNDSNYTLIDTPGHVDFSPEMERAVQVMDAAIVIISAADGVEGHTETVWHLLKKHQVPTFFFLNKTDREGVDLQDVVNEIRSSLSDDIFDLFELENGVMSESLVEFIAERDEGLLEHYMDAGYDEAMWLGALKHMIRKRSVFAYGHGSALKDIGVLDFLEKLDLLTETNFVDEGEFEARVYKVRHDENGNRVTFLKVLQGSLYVRDEVQYAGKLEKVTQIRRYNGSKFQTVEAAFAGEIVAVTGLSEAAAGDPLGALVEKAEFGLIPTLKSKVIFDPSVHVKEVLRCFKMLDAEDPSLRVVWDEHVQEVHVHVMGVIQLEVLKQIVRDRFHFDVSFGNPKILYKETIRSTVNGYGHFEPLKHYAEVHLKIEPAARNSGITFDNVCHANDLSVGNQNLVRTHIFERSHHGLLTGSALTDVKITLLTGRGHNEHTSGGDFREATFRALRQGLEKAENVLLEPVYDFKIKVGMNHIGRVLSDIQQASGSFEPPETIGENPVVTGRVPVATFMDYSTVFASFTNGKGALTLQFGGYDECHNPEEVIAAIGYNKDADPEYTSTSIFCAKGKGYPVPWYEAEAAMHLL, encoded by the coding sequence ATGCATAAAACAATTGGGATTGTCGCGCACGTCGATGCGGGCAAGACGACTTTTTCCGAACAGCTGCTATTTCATACGAATAGCATTCGCCAACGGGGCCGTGTCGACCACCAAGACACGTTCCTCGATAGCCATGAAATCGAGAAGAACCGCGGCATTACCGTCTTTGCGGACCAGGGCGCCTTTACATTCAACGACTCGAATTACACGCTCATCGATACGCCAGGACACGTCGACTTTTCACCTGAAATGGAAAGGGCTGTCCAAGTGATGGATGCAGCCATTGTCATCATCAGCGCTGCGGACGGAGTGGAAGGACATACCGAAACGGTTTGGCATTTACTGAAAAAGCATCAAGTCCCGACCTTTTTCTTTTTAAATAAAACCGATCGTGAAGGCGTTGATTTACAGGACGTCGTGAATGAAATTCGCAGCAGCCTGTCCGACGACATCTTTGATTTATTCGAATTGGAAAATGGGGTCATGTCGGAAAGCCTCGTTGAATTCATTGCGGAACGGGACGAGGGATTGCTCGAGCACTATATGGACGCCGGATATGATGAAGCGATGTGGTTGGGTGCATTGAAGCATATGATCCGGAAACGTTCCGTTTTTGCTTATGGGCATGGCTCCGCCTTGAAAGATATTGGTGTGCTTGATTTCTTAGAGAAGTTGGATTTGCTAACTGAGACGAATTTTGTCGATGAAGGAGAATTCGAGGCACGCGTCTACAAGGTCCGGCACGATGAAAACGGTAACCGGGTAACGTTCTTGAAAGTGTTGCAAGGGAGTCTGTACGTTAGGGATGAAGTACAGTATGCCGGCAAACTTGAGAAGGTAACGCAGATTCGACGCTATAACGGAAGTAAATTTCAAACGGTAGAAGCTGCATTTGCAGGAGAAATTGTCGCGGTGACGGGGCTTTCTGAGGCCGCTGCGGGTGATCCGCTCGGTGCGCTCGTTGAGAAGGCGGAGTTCGGTTTAATTCCAACCTTGAAGTCGAAAGTTATTTTCGACCCTTCCGTCCATGTGAAGGAAGTGCTGCGATGTTTCAAAATGTTAGACGCTGAAGATCCTTCGTTGCGCGTCGTCTGGGACGAGCATGTCCAGGAGGTCCACGTCCACGTCATGGGGGTCATCCAGCTTGAGGTCTTGAAACAAATCGTGCGGGATCGGTTCCATTTCGACGTGTCGTTCGGGAACCCAAAAATCTTGTATAAAGAGACGATCCGTTCCACAGTCAACGGCTACGGCCATTTCGAGCCGTTGAAACATTATGCGGAAGTCCACTTAAAAATCGAACCAGCCGCGCGGAACAGCGGCATTACATTTGATAATGTATGTCATGCAAATGATTTATCGGTCGGCAATCAAAACTTGGTGCGAACCCATATTTTCGAGCGTTCTCATCACGGTTTATTGACAGGATCGGCGTTGACCGACGTGAAAATCACCTTGCTGACAGGCAGAGGGCATAATGAGCATACGTCTGGCGGAGATTTCAGGGAAGCGACATTCCGCGCATTGCGGCAAGGGCTGGAGAAAGCGGAAAATGTCCTGCTTGAGCCGGTTTACGATTTTAAGATAAAAGTCGGTATGAATCATATCGGTCGCGTCCTTTCCGATATCCAGCAAGCATCGGGCAGCTTCGAGCCGCCTGAAACGATTGGCGAAAACCCAGTCGTAACCGGCCGAGTTCCGGTTGCGACTTTCATGGACTACAGCACCGTATTCGCATCGTTCACGAACGGAAAAGGTGCGCTTACTTTGCAGTTTGGCGGCTATGACGAATGCCATAATCCGGAGGAAGTGATCGCGGCAATCGGCTACAATAAAGACGCCGACCCGGAATACACTTCCACTTCGATCTTTTGCGCGAAAGGCAAAGGCTACCCCGTTCCATGGTATGAAGCCGAAGCAGCGATGCATTTGTTGTGA
- a CDS encoding EAL domain-containing protein, with translation MLSELSYASLMSFFDKKFCVSITDINGKFLYVNRNFCAISGYSEEELIGKNYSVVNPDFALNLFMEELEQFFASGEAWQKNVRAIAKDGSLYWVNANIIPILDETGENIQFLSIDSDITAREMTKEKYKETLQNLRNIENALDQSSVVVITDAKGVITYVNEKFCALSQYTSDELIGKTHRIVNSKFHPKSFFMEMWNTIQRGEIWQGDVCNRAKDGSLYWVSTTIVPFLDAEGKPEQYIAIRHDITARKQAEESLEIALQNDFRTTVKNLQNAIFKYTATEDGEIEFTLFEGQIKERIGISADKLNAQEVVHSFTEEELESFRKQLLAGMAGEIVQFELAHDGLFFLVYLSPIAKNGIIVEVVGTAIDITQRIEAEKVIEHMAYFDSLTRLPNRRNLQEKVMKKIANADENTQFAVLFLDLDRFKNVNDTLGHHVGDQLLIAVAERLRDCVQSENSAARLSGDEFVVLVDSGDTEELTALASKIIDDISQPYFFEKQEIFVAPSIGIALYPNDGEEYSTLIRSADTAMYLAKEAGRGTFRFFTEELHEELMEKTFFEMELRQALEKGQFLLHYQPQFNLITGQIKGMEALARWNHPYRGFIPPLKFIPIAEENGFILTLGEWVLKTACTQAKAWQEQGLPPLRMSVNVSMRQFNQPSFVEDVLRILNETELHPSYLNLEITESMMSDVKRCETVLQELQDAGITVSVDDFGTGYSSLLYLSKFPLSHLKIDKAFISELSNNNTAIVKAIIDLAKNLGLNVIAEGVETEEQGNFLKQLGCNEVQGYFYSRPLPREEIEHLLFTR, from the coding sequence GTGTTATCGGAATTAAGCTACGCTTCCCTTATGTCCTTCTTTGATAAAAAGTTCTGCGTTTCAATTACTGATATAAATGGCAAATTTCTATATGTAAACAGGAATTTCTGCGCAATATCCGGCTATTCGGAAGAGGAGTTGATTGGAAAAAATTACTCTGTTGTCAACCCCGACTTTGCACTGAATCTCTTCATGGAGGAATTAGAACAGTTTTTCGCGAGCGGAGAAGCCTGGCAGAAAAACGTCAGGGCCATTGCAAAAGATGGCTCCCTTTATTGGGTAAACGCCAACATTATCCCAATCTTGGATGAGACCGGGGAGAATATCCAATTCCTTTCCATAGATAGTGATATTACGGCACGTGAAATGACGAAGGAAAAATATAAAGAAACGCTGCAAAATCTGCGTAATATCGAAAATGCGCTTGACCAATCTTCCGTTGTCGTTATTACCGATGCCAAGGGCGTCATTACGTACGTTAATGAAAAATTTTGTGCACTATCCCAATATACGAGCGATGAATTAATCGGAAAAACACACCGAATCGTCAATTCAAAGTTCCATCCAAAAAGCTTCTTCATGGAAATGTGGAACACAATCCAAAGAGGAGAAATTTGGCAAGGCGATGTTTGCAATCGTGCGAAGGACGGCTCCCTCTATTGGGTCAGCACGACAATCGTCCCTTTTCTTGACGCGGAAGGGAAGCCCGAACAATATATTGCAATCCGCCATGATATTACAGCTCGTAAACAGGCAGAGGAATCATTGGAAATCGCTTTACAAAATGATTTCCGTACAACCGTGAAAAACTTACAAAATGCCATATTTAAATACACGGCTACAGAGGACGGGGAAATTGAATTTACCCTTTTCGAAGGACAAATAAAAGAACGGATTGGAATTTCCGCTGACAAATTAAATGCACAGGAAGTCGTCCATTCATTCACCGAAGAGGAGCTCGAATCATTCAGGAAACAATTACTGGCGGGGATGGCGGGAGAGATTGTCCAATTCGAGTTGGCCCATGATGGCCTCTTCTTCCTCGTTTACCTTTCACCGATTGCGAAAAATGGGATAATCGTAGAGGTTGTCGGTACCGCCATCGACATTACACAACGGATTGAAGCCGAAAAAGTCATTGAGCATATGGCTTATTTCGACTCCTTGACCCGCTTGCCAAACCGGAGAAATCTTCAAGAGAAAGTGATGAAGAAAATTGCTAACGCCGATGAAAACACGCAGTTTGCCGTCCTGTTTCTTGACTTGGACCGTTTCAAAAATGTCAATGACACGTTAGGTCACCATGTCGGTGATCAATTGCTCATTGCTGTTGCGGAAAGGCTGCGTGATTGTGTTCAAAGCGAAAATTCGGCAGCCAGACTAAGCGGGGATGAATTTGTCGTCCTTGTTGATTCTGGTGATACAGAAGAATTGACCGCCCTTGCTTCAAAAATCATTGACGACATTTCACAGCCATACTTTTTCGAAAAACAAGAGATTTTTGTTGCACCAAGCATCGGAATCGCATTGTATCCAAACGATGGAGAGGAATATAGTACACTCATCCGCAGTGCAGACACGGCCATGTATTTGGCAAAGGAGGCAGGCAGAGGCACATTCCGATTTTTCACGGAGGAGCTCCACGAAGAACTGATGGAGAAGACATTCTTCGAGATGGAACTTCGGCAGGCATTGGAAAAAGGACAATTCCTCCTTCATTATCAACCCCAATTCAATTTGATAACAGGGCAGATCAAAGGGATGGAAGCGCTCGCCAGATGGAACCATCCTTACCGGGGGTTTATCCCGCCACTTAAATTCATTCCGATTGCGGAGGAGAACGGGTTCATCCTCACGCTCGGCGAATGGGTATTGAAAACGGCATGTACACAGGCGAAAGCTTGGCAGGAACAAGGACTTCCTCCGTTACGGATGAGCGTCAATGTATCGATGAGGCAATTCAATCAGCCTTCCTTCGTGGAAGATGTACTCAGGATCCTGAACGAAACCGAACTGCACCCATCGTATTTGAATTTAGAAATCACGGAAAGCATGATGTCAGACGTCAAGCGATGCGAAACTGTTTTGCAGGAGCTTCAAGACGCAGGCATTACCGTAAGTGTCGATGATTTCGGGACAGGGTACTCATCCCTCCTCTATTTGAGCAAGTTCCCGCTATCCCATTTGAAAATTGACAAGGCGTTCATCAGTGAGCTGAGCAACAACAACACGGCTATCGTAAAGGCAATCATTGACCTTGCGAAGAATTTGGGACTGAATGTCATCGCGGAAGGCGTCGAAACGGAAGAGCAAGGAAATTTCCTGAAGCAGCTCGGTTGCAATGAAGTGCAAGGCTATTTTTATTCCAGGCCGCTTCCTCGAGAGGAAATCGAGCACTTGCTGTTCACTCGCTAA